The following coding sequences lie in one Oryctolagus cuniculus chromosome 7, mOryCun1.1, whole genome shotgun sequence genomic window:
- the FAM43B gene encoding protein FAM43B has protein sequence MLPWRRNKFVLVEDEAKCKAKSLSPGLAYTSLLSSFLRSCPDLLPDWPLERLGRVFRSRRQKVELNKEDPTYTVWYLGNAVTLHAKGDGCTDDAVNKIWARCGPGGGTKMKLTLGPHGIRMQPCERGGAGGSGSRRPAHAYLLPRITYCTADGRHPRVFAWVYRHQARHKAVVLRCHAVLLARAHKARALARLLRQTALAAFSDFKRLQRQSDARHVRQQHLRAGGAAASVPRAPLRRLLNAKCAYRPPPTERGRGAPRLSSIQEEDEEEAEDVEERKGEAPQRERPEVLSLARELRTCSLRGVPAPPPPPPPPPPPAQPRRWKAGARERAGQAR, from the coding sequence ATGCTGCCCTGGAGACGTAACAAATTCGTGCTGGTGGAGGACGAGGCCAAGTGCAAGGCGAAGAGCCTGAGTCCCGGGCTCGCCTACACGTCGctgctctccagcttcctgcgctCCTGCCCAGACCTGCTGCCCGACTGGCCGCTCGAGCGCCTGGGCCGCGTGTTCCGCAGCCGGCGCCAGAAAGTGGAGCTCAACAAGGAGGACCCCACCTACACCGTGTGGTACCTGGGCAACGCCGTCACCCTGCACGCCAAGGGCGACGGCTGCACCGACGACGCCGTGAACAAGATCTGGGCGCGCTGCGGGCCGGGCGGGGGCACCAAGATGAAGCTGACGCTGGGGCCGCACGGGATCCGCATGCAGCCCTGTGAACGCGGCGGCGCCGGCGGCTCGGGGAGCCGCAGGCCGGCGCACGCCTACCTGCTGCCGCGGATCACCTACTGCACGGCGGACGGCCGCCACCCGCGCGTCTTCGCCTGGGTCTACCGCCACCAGGCTCGCCACAAGGCCGTGGTGCTGCGCTGCCACGCCGTGCTGCTGGCGCGGGCGCACAAGGCGCGCGCCCTGGCCCGCCTGCTCCGCCAGACCGCGCTGGCGGCCTTCAGCGACTTCAAGCGCCTGCAGCGCCAGAGCGACGCGCGCCACGTGCGCCAGCAGCACCTGCGCGCGGGGGGCGCCGCCGCCTCGGTGCCCCGCGCCCCGCTGCGCCGCCTGCTCAACGCCAAGTGCGCCTACCGGCCGCCGCCGACCGAGCGCGGCCGCGGGGCGCCGCGCCTCAGCAGCATccaggaggaggacgaggaggaggcggaggacgTGGAGGAGCGCAAGGGAGAAGCCCCCCAGCGCGAGCGGCCTGAGGTGCTCAGCCTGGCCCGGGAGCTGAGGACGTGCAGCCTGCGGGGCGTCCCggcgccgccaccgccgccgccgccgccgccgccgcccgcgcagCCCCGCCGCTGGAAGGCCGGCGCCAGGGAGCGCGCGGGCCAGGCGCGCTGA